AGTGCCGTCTctcatcccttggaaacaactgcacgggccagcaagTGGGGGGaccccgtgtgtcacatgttgggtgcatcttgccattagttcttagtgtggaggacgcaagCACACCCTCACCactcactgcaggattttgatcctcactcaaaatggcaaaatacaatatgtgtttaatatattattgttaaaattatgtgcttttgtgtgagtgtttgtctgttttggcaggtcactgcgtggtgtggctctgtgactctcacagtttaaaatctTGGCTCTTTCTctcaaacttgtttgccacccctgatctagacaATAATGTTTTAACTTTAGTTAAAATAACACAAAGGAAAGAATACTCATGACcacttgtatattttttctttctatttattttttttaatgggatgGTGAGGAACTGAATTTGTGCTAATTTTAACTAGGATGGAATACTATCATTGACCCACAACCTTTGGCCCATGTTTCCAATTCTTTGTGTGTACACTCAGAAAAGGACTGCTGAATTATACCATAGTTCTGTGCGTACCAATTCAACTCTTTTCCACAATGGCTGTCCAGTTTATTTAACCACCAAtgatggaaggaaataaggatTTCCCTATATCCTCAGCTAGGTCATTTGCATTGGGTGTGGCACTGGAATGCTGTAGCCCAGATAGAAAGAGATGAATGTGCTCTTTACTTCTGAAAATTCTACAAAGGAATCATCCAAGACTAGAATGAACCAGTATGGGTgatcataattttcttttggagctttgtAGAGGAGTCAAACCATTTTTTGCCTGGGAAGATGACAGGTTTGGATGCTATTTTTCTATCTTaaccaatttttttcctttaatactaATGCCCATCTCCAAACTTTCCAATCCTCTCAGTAAATAAGTTCCAGTCCTCTGCTGTCCTCCTCATTGTATAGGGTTGTGTATCCAGACTGTCCTCCAGGAGACCAGGGCTTGCTTACACAATGGTGGTTAAAAAAGAGTTCTCAGGAGTGGCATCAAGATGCGGAAGCAGCTTGTGGGGAGACTTTGGCTCATCACTGGCTTCCCTGAGATTCCCAATTGATACAAGGTATCTGGTTCATGGTAAACTCAAAATCGAGATGCCATATGAACTGGCAATCCCTCTTTTAGGTATACATccctaggacagaaaaacattcatccaaaaggatgtatgcatactGCTATTCATTACAGAATTCAATGcaatagctaagacttagaatcaacctaggtgtccaacaacaaatgagtggttcatgaagatgtggtacatctgtacaattgaatactacataactataaagaatgatgcaatcatgcaaattgcagcaacatggatggaactggaagatataatgttaaatgaagtaagtcagaaggatgataaatatagaattatatcatttatatgtagtatttagaataattgcatgaaaaaatgcaatggtcAATATGGGAGTTGTCACAAATACCCTTGactccagagtatagcaagaaggaaagaaactgaatggaagaggagaaactcaaatatgaaaggatgggggccaggggccaagtggtctcaggtacattggtggaggaaagaaaagggacagaaccaaatatccaaaccaaagtcaacaacaatggaatcaagagactcaaactctaacaatctaaacataaaatgggcctgttatactggcaggctgggaggtaAAGGGTGGTGTTTGGGATACACTATTGGAacatggtggagagaggttgacactggtggtaggattggccatGATTCATTATACATCTTAAACCCAAATATGAAGGGCTTTCTAAATCACAAtggttctaataaaataaaataaaatttaaaaaacaagttCTCAGgattgaagtgatagcatagtagttaaggtatttgccttgcatgcaactgaccaaggtttgatccctggcataccatatggtcccccaagcctgccgggagtaatttctgagtgcagagccaggagtaatcccttagtgctgCAAGTGTGCCCCCACTGAAAAAAGTTCTCAGACCTGAGAGAGTGATATCCATAACCTAAGTACATGCAGGCATAGGgagacctgagtttggtccctggcaccacagattcCCCAAGTAACCCCCAAAGATTGATCTAAGAATAGCCCTGGAGCACCATTTTGTGTGTATCCTAAAAAAATACACaagcaacaacaaataaatatttcccaaatgctgtaaatatatgtatatttaggaagaaaaatagaaacaagttTTGATTTGTTCATAGTTTAGCATACTACGCTGTAATAATGAATGAATCCATAAATGTGATgctataaataacaaaaaataaggtaaaggtgaaaaaaagaaagtttcagtagaatttaataaaaagtttaaaaacatgGTATGTGGAATTGTAGTTCACTAGCAAAGCATATGATTTGTATGGACAAGACATTGGGTTTAATTTCCTTCAGCATTACAAACAACCTTGCAGCATAGTTTTGTGGTACATAAACAAATTATTCtcaagggaaagaggaagaacaataAATGCAAAATCACTAGGCCTGGTCTACTGCTcacttttcttttccattctgaTGATCTTCCTTCCTAATTGTTCactattaaatacataaaaacattcaATAAGACAGTGAAAGATGGCTTTTACTATATTGTCATTGTAGAATATTAtcaaaatagttattaaaatatttcaaataatgaaTTATATGATAAAGGAATGACAATAGACTAGATAATTCTTGCATATTGAGAATGTCCATAATTACAGACATTATTGTGCCCTTTTTCCTAATTTAACTAGAAAAGCATAAATAATGCTATTCTCTTcacttgaattattatttttataaaggtagaatcagtgtttttatttatttggggaggggcttGGACCACACCGgttacgctcagggattactcctgtctatgcactcagaaatcactcctggctttgggggaccatatgggatgctgagaatcaaacccaggtccatcctgggtcagctgtgtgcaaggcaaaagccctactgctgtactatcgctccaggcACAAAGTCTGTTcttaaagaaagcaaaatatacCAGTAAATCACCTAGCTACAAGAATTTATTTCTAATGATTTATTAGTTCAGTTCCTTTGATTTAAGACAAGCTAGTAGGTACCCAGGGAGAACACAAAGTAAAGAGATCAGGCCAGTACCATGAATGGAATACCTCTCTTCTGGGCCAAGCCATGAAATTCATCACCATAATTATGTACTGTCTGTCTGCACTGATCTCTGATCTAGTTGCCCATCTCTCTCTCTGAGGTTATGGAACATAAGGTAAGATTCACACCTGACACTGATGATAGCCAAGTCTAAGTACAGAGAGGACCCCCTAGTGGGTGCTGCCAACAGTGTACATATGGAGAAATCATCAGGGAAGCAGAAGGCAAGTTTAGTCAGGTCTGAACCACCTCAAAACTATACCTGTTGGAACCTAAGCAAAAAATAGGAATATGAATGCTAAAGTCACCTCTCTATACAGCAGGGACCAGGGAGAACTCTGAGGGCTAGAGGCTGCTCTGTGCAGGAGCCTCACTGGATCTTCAGTTCCTCATAGAAAGATGGGTCCTACTTCTGTTCTCATATTTGGTTAATTCATACTGTCCAGGGATAGGATGGGAAAGAAGCCTAACCTTCAAGCCACAAAAGAGGGGTTGAAAAGAGCAGCATTTGGGATTAGGGAAATTGTAAATAATATGGTGCACAGATCACCTACCATCTcaccacacacgcacacacacacacacacacacacacaaacacacacacatacaccatcTTTGGGCTCTATCTTGTCACTAGATTAAAAAAAGTGGCCCTTGACTGAGAAGATCTGCAGGATGGAGTAGACCAATGGGCTATAAAaggtgaggaggaagaagaggtagagAAAGCAACTGATTCTTGCTCATGGTGATGAAGCCCACCATCTCCAGTGCCAATGTATCCACACAGGCAAGCTCCAGCATTATGACAATATCACAGAAGTAATAATCCACCTCATTAGGGCCACAGTAGGACAGCTGGAAGGTGAGCACTATGAGAAAGATGATCTGGATGCTGCAAGATAGGGACATGCCTAGAACTAGCACAGCACACCCTGTGGCTCATGATGGACTAATGAtgatggagagagaagagggtAACAAATGGCAAGGAAGCAGTTGTAGGCCATGACATGTACAGAAAGCACTCAGTTCACCCTCAGAAAGTGAAGAAGAGCCCAGGTAAAGGAAGAGCTGGCACACATACCCTGGCCATTCCTAGGAGATAATGtggtgctgcagatcaaaccaGCATTAGTCTCTTACAGAACTTGTACTATCTGTCGGAGCCCCTATAACTAGGGCCtataactatataactataaTATTCCCTTAATAGTATCTGAGACACTCACATAGTTTTCAAAGTTTTAGTGTTTTATATCTTGACCCTCAAAAATAAGTCTTTGTTGATTCCAAGGCTGGAAGATGGGGAAGAGACTACAGGTTTGATGGAGTTGCATCCATCTAGCGTTGTGACAGGAAAACCTTTACAACTGCCAGGAATCCATCAAAAACAGTTTAAGATGAGGAAATACACAACTGGTTATCATGCTCCAGGGGACAAGTGACCTTCAGACACAATTTTCCCCCCAGTTAGTTTCTTTAGGGCTCCCTTGAcatctttatttcttaaagtatagACAGTAGGGTTCAGCATAGGGGTGACAACATTGCCAAAGATTTGCACGGGGGTGGCCAGCACCTCGCTGAGTGAAGGTTGAGTATAGATGAGTGCACAGGGCCCAAAAAACAGTGTAACTACAGCCAGGTGAGATGCACAGGTGGACGCTGCCTTGCGCCGCCCCTCAGCTGAGTTCATCCTGAGGATGGCCACCACAATGAGGATGTAGGATATTAGGATGAATAGGAAGCATGTCATGGCCAACAGGCTAATGTTGGTAAAACTCACGGTCTCAATGATGATGGTGTTGCCACAGGACAGTTGGACCACAGGGAAGATGTCACAGAAGTAATAGTCCACCAAGTTAGACCTGCAGTAGGGAAGCTGGAAGGTGAGTGTGGTGAGGATTGTGCCATGGAACGAGCTGCTAACCCAGGTGCCCGCTGCCAGCAGGCTGCACACTCGGCGATTCATGATGATGGTGTATCGCAGTGGGTGGCAGATGGCCGCAAATCTATCAAATGCCATGACTGTGTAGAGCAGACACTCAGTGCAGCCCAGGAAGTGGTAGAAGAAGACCTGGGCCATGCAGCCTCCCAGAGAAATGATGCGGTTCCCCTGAAGCAGATTGGCCAACATCTTGGGGGTGGTCACAGAGGAGAAGCCAATGTCCAGCACTGACAGATTGcacaggaagaagtacatgggagtGTGAAGGCGGGAGTCTGACAGCACTGCCACAAGGATTAGCAGGTTTCCAGTCAGGGTGCAGATGTAGAAGATCAAGAACACCACAAAGAGCAGAACTTCCTGCCCCTGGGTGTTGGGAATACCCAAGAGTATGAACTCTGTGACTGATGTGTGGTTCTGTACAGCCATCCAGCTTCAGGTAAATCCTGTGAAGGGGGGAAATGCAGAGTGAATGACTTGAGGGCTGACATTTCTCCACTGGCTGCCAGTAGAGTCCCAAAGTTGGTTCTGTGAATGAAAGAAGAATGAGTATTCAGACTATGACTTCTGGAGGAGTAGACTTAGAATATGGGAGAAGAGACTGGAAGTAGGGAGACTATTTCAAGCTTATTTTCCCCTTTACCTTACTTCTGTTAAGtttagaaaattctaattttaaatattatgtttcttgggtcaacatttttatttttaaaattacttaacaAATATGTTATTTTAGGACTTCAAATTATCTCTTATTTTGGATCAGTTTTGGACATCGGTAGTTTTTAGAGAATAAGTTTGTTCTGACAATTTAAATTCATTGTAGTTTCTGTGCATAATTGGGGGCTGTCTTAATTGTTATAATTGAcggctttggttttatttctaataccaataccttacttttttgttgttgtttcttctcAGTTCTTGTTAAAGATCTATCCTTTATTGacctttaaaacaatttttggtcAAAAATATTGAAGCAAtaaatttgttgtttttctgctttaaatttaaaatacttttatgctcttaaatattctatttgttttattttttacttggaTTGTGCTTATTATGCTGTTTTTTTAGATTCTTAGATTCTTTAGATTCTTAGATTACTAATTTGTGGATTTAAAAAGGAAGCTTTAAATCAGCAAATAGTTCATATTACTAATTTATCTTTGaaaaacattataatattttcaaaatcattggAAATTTTTGTCTCCTCTTTCCTGATGGACAGGAAGTACATTCATTTCCTGGTATTCAGAATTTATGAGGCATTTTCTGTTatttgcatatatccttttgtGACCAGAGATTGTGCTTTGTGTAAATTTAATTATATGGTAAAGGATAGTGATATTGCAGTGAAGTGAAGTGATAGTGCaataggcagggcacttgccttacattctGCTAATTCatattcagtccctggcaccatatatatttcccaagtccaccaggaatgattctggagtgcagagccaggagtaaactttgagcaccatcagatgtggtccaataaatacaattacaaagaaaatagaaagagggccataaaacaaaataacacattGAACCTAATGCATAATAaatcttaaataattaaaactgaaaGGAACTAAAATATGATTCAAATCTTACATGAAGTAATGAAGTTCAAGAGAAGAAACTTTGCCAGTGTCTTAGATCCAAAATTTGAATCTAGGTCCGAGGGATGACCCAGAATATGAATCCAGTATTACTAATACTTGACCTCACTTTTAGCATTCCTGGATTTTCACACACAAATTGTTCTTGCATATTGAAAGATTCCCAACCTATTAACAAACAGTGAAGTAACTAACTGCTTCACAGACACACCCAAAGAAAAGATGTGGGACCCTGAAATGAACATGAGTAAGGTCATGTTAAACAAGCAAAGTTCTGTTTATTTTCCTGAAAGAAAATGTACAACTAGCGAAAAACAAATTACTAGTAGAAAGACACTTTCTTGAAGAGGAGAGAGACCAGTGGGGGAAAGATGGGAAATGCAAATACCAACAGCACAGTTGAGGCTTACAGGCTTCAGGGCAGGAGTGTTCTGGGCCACATCAAATGCAGTTTTGTCTCATCtgtctgctgctgctgc
The sequence above is a segment of the Suncus etruscus isolate mSunEtr1 chromosome 8, mSunEtr1.pri.cur, whole genome shotgun sequence genome. Coding sequences within it:
- the LOC126015787 gene encoding putative olfactory receptor 10D4, whose amino-acid sequence is MAVQNHTSVTEFILLGIPNTQGQEVLLFVVFLIFYICTLTGNLLILVAVLSDSRLHTPMYFFLCNLSVLDIGFSSVTTPKMLANLLQGNRIISLGGCMAQVFFYHFLGCTECLLYTVMAFDRFAAICHPLRYTIIMNRRVCSLLAAGTWVSSSFHGTILTTLTFQLPYCRSNLVDYYFCDIFPVVQLSCGNTIIIETVSFTNISLLAMTCFLFILISYILIVVAILRMNSAEGRRKAASTCASHLAVVTLFFGPCALIYTQPSLSEVLATPVQIFGNVVTPMLNPTVYTLRNKDVKGALKKLTGGKIVSEGHLSPGA